A single window of Acinetobacter wuhouensis DNA harbors:
- the phoB gene encoding phosphate regulon transcriptional regulator PhoB, producing MKDDYILIVDDELPIREMIHTSLDMAGFQCLQAEDAKQAHQMIVDQRPALILLDWMMPGGVSGVDLCRRLKRDENLSEIPVIMLTARGEEDHKVQGLDAGADDYMTKPFSTRELVSRIKAVLRRANALSGEKTIDANGLVLDPVSQRVSFGNSILDMGPTEYRLLAFFMTHPERAYTRAQLLDQVWGGNVYIEDRTIDVHIRRLRKVLEPYGADRYVQTVRGTGYRFSTRADVALG from the coding sequence GTGAAAGATGACTATATATTAATCGTCGATGACGAACTTCCGATTCGAGAAATGATTCACACTTCATTGGATATGGCTGGTTTCCAATGTTTACAAGCTGAAGATGCAAAACAAGCCCACCAAATGATCGTTGACCAACGACCAGCTTTGATTCTACTCGACTGGATGATGCCTGGTGGTGTCAGTGGTGTAGACTTATGTCGTCGCTTAAAGCGTGATGAAAATTTGTCTGAAATTCCTGTCATCATGTTGACTGCCCGTGGTGAAGAAGACCATAAAGTTCAAGGTCTAGATGCGGGTGCAGATGACTATATGACCAAACCATTCTCAACACGTGAATTGGTTTCTCGTATTAAAGCAGTATTACGTCGTGCCAATGCACTCAGTGGTGAAAAAACCATTGATGCCAATGGCTTAGTCCTAGATCCTGTTAGCCAACGTGTTAGTTTTGGCAACAGCATTTTAGATATGGGACCAACGGAATATCGCTTATTGGCATTCTTCATGACCCATCCAGAACGTGCTTATACGCGTGCTCAATTACTTGATCAAGTTTGGGGTGGCAATGTCTATATCGAAGACCGTACCATTGATGTACACATCCGTCGTTTGCGCAAAGTACTTGAACCTTATGGTGCTGACCGCTATGTACAAACTGTCCGCGGAACAGGCTATCGCTTCTCTACACGTGCAGATGTTGCTTTAGGCTAA